The proteins below come from a single uncultured Carboxylicivirga sp. genomic window:
- a CDS encoding MerR family transcriptional regulator, with amino-acid sequence MPYKEKKVEKLYYSIGEVADMFEVNTSLIRFWEKEFDVIKPHKNKKGNRMFTPKDIENFHLIYHLVKEKGMTLKGAQKKLKENRDDTVHDFEVVSKLKEIRELLIEVRDNIDS; translated from the coding sequence ATGCCTTATAAAGAAAAAAAGGTTGAGAAACTGTATTACTCAATCGGCGAAGTTGCTGATATGTTTGAGGTTAACACTTCGTTAATTCGTTTTTGGGAAAAAGAGTTTGATGTGATTAAACCGCATAAAAACAAAAAAGGTAATCGCATGTTTACTCCCAAGGATATTGAAAACTTCCACCTTATCTATCATCTTGTTAAAGAAAAAGGAATGACCTTGAAAGGGGCACAGAAAAAACTAAAAGAAAACAGAGATGATACGGTACATGATTTTGAAGTAGTATCAAAATTAAAAGAAATACGAGAGTTACTGATTGAGGTTAGAGATAATATTGATAGTTAA
- a CDS encoding Nif3-like dinuclear metal center hexameric protein — translation MNNTISDVVNVMEQFAPSALKEDFDNVGLLLGEAQAEVKGVLITLDITEKIIDEAIAKGCNMVVSHHPIMLSGVKKLTGANDMERVILKAIKNDIAIYSSHTNADSVMNGVSGKMCEKLGLRNCKILDAKKDALVKLVVYVPKEYAEVVRNAIFEAGAGVIGEYDSCSFNVEGKGTFKAGDQTNPFVGEKGELHFEDEVRIETIMPSFIQRKVVNTMLEQHPYEEVAYDIYPLKNDWKTKGIGMVGELETEVDELTFLKHVKEIFKVGSIRHTDLLNKKVKKVAVCGGSGSFLLRKAMAEKADVFITGDFKYHQFFDAEQRIVIADIGHFESEQYTKEVFFELLTKKFSNFAIHLSIENTNPVNYL, via the coding sequence ATGAATAATACAATAAGCGATGTGGTTAATGTGATGGAGCAGTTTGCGCCATCGGCATTGAAAGAAGATTTCGATAATGTTGGTTTGTTATTAGGCGAAGCCCAAGCAGAGGTGAAAGGTGTTTTGATTACATTGGATATTACCGAAAAAATTATTGATGAAGCCATTGCAAAAGGTTGTAATATGGTAGTTTCGCATCATCCTATCATGCTTTCAGGTGTTAAAAAACTAACCGGAGCAAATGACATGGAGCGTGTCATACTAAAAGCTATTAAAAATGATATAGCCATTTATTCTTCACACACTAATGCCGATTCTGTAATGAATGGCGTTAGCGGGAAAATGTGCGAAAAGCTGGGTTTACGAAATTGTAAAATTCTGGATGCTAAAAAAGACGCCTTAGTAAAATTGGTTGTTTATGTTCCAAAAGAATATGCCGAGGTTGTTCGGAATGCCATATTTGAAGCAGGAGCAGGTGTAATTGGCGAGTATGATTCGTGCAGTTTTAATGTGGAAGGAAAAGGGACTTTTAAGGCAGGTGATCAAACTAATCCTTTTGTGGGAGAGAAAGGTGAATTACATTTTGAGGATGAAGTACGTATCGAAACCATTATGCCATCGTTTATTCAACGAAAGGTTGTAAATACGATGCTAGAGCAACATCCTTACGAAGAGGTTGCTTATGATATTTATCCTTTAAAAAATGATTGGAAAACCAAAGGTATTGGTATGGTTGGTGAGCTTGAAACAGAGGTTGATGAGCTGACTTTTCTTAAGCATGTAAAAGAAATATTTAAAGTTGGAAGCATCAGACATACCGATTTATTGAATAAAAAAGTAAAGAAAGTAGCTGTTTGTGGTGGGTCAGGAAGTTTTTTACTGCGTAAAGCAATGGCCGAAAAGGCAGATGTATTTATTACGGGAGACTTTAAATATCACCAGTTTTTTGATGCAGAACAAAGAATTGTAATTGCAGATATTGGACATTTTGAGAGTGAACAATACACTAAAGAAGTTTTTTTTGAGTTACTTACAAAAAAATTCTCTAATTTTGCAATCCATTTATCAATTGAGAATACCAATCCAGTAAATTATTTATAA